The following coding sequences are from one Myxococcales bacterium window:
- a CDS encoding tetratricopeptide repeat protein: MRRNTVERHVERGSRQLEKGSFRRALEEFHAVVQRDPDDARTWLRIAELQTRLGDGRDAVESYRNAAAIHVRKGFLRHALALYKNVLALVPDDLDALRNVAELSGQLGLMSDATLQYESLLKVCQLQARSDEALHALRCILKLNPSDVRIQMRFAETAMALGHKDEALEKLRSAAKLLKKAGRIDEYLRVCEQVLKEEPGNTQLAREIAKGYLVRGNGRFALARLRMCYDEAPKDAEILDLMAQAFDLIGKKDKAAVLLKALGRVHRDQGRMFEALDTFHRALDLAPLDQELQGILEQLESRSKTPIDFAVDVESDDVAIDMDVDVQMEARPDPAAPSIVVTEEETLKMYMPSFVTSTELEAVDPPAPDATFDLFPVQQAKKLSSDISFLIEKTATKLRRLVALLPMQMEARSRLEAAGEALRPGSPLVNELSTLGEELQSNEWIDELGSREVAEG, from the coding sequence ATGCGTAGAAACACCGTCGAAAGGCACGTTGAGCGGGGCAGCCGGCAACTCGAAAAGGGCAGCTTCAGGCGGGCCCTCGAAGAGTTTCATGCCGTGGTTCAGCGCGACCCCGATGACGCGCGAACCTGGCTGCGCATCGCAGAACTTCAAACGCGGCTGGGGGACGGTCGCGACGCCGTCGAGTCGTACCGCAACGCAGCCGCCATCCACGTACGCAAGGGGTTCCTGCGTCACGCACTCGCGCTCTACAAAAACGTTCTTGCTCTGGTGCCCGACGATCTCGATGCGCTTCGCAACGTCGCCGAACTCTCGGGCCAGCTGGGCCTCATGTCCGACGCCACGTTGCAGTATGAATCGCTGCTGAAGGTCTGTCAGCTCCAAGCGCGTAGCGACGAGGCCCTCCATGCCCTGCGCTGCATTCTCAAGCTCAACCCCTCTGACGTGCGCATTCAGATGCGCTTCGCCGAGACGGCCATGGCCCTCGGCCACAAAGACGAAGCCCTCGAGAAGCTGCGCTCCGCCGCAAAGCTTCTGAAAAAGGCAGGTCGCATCGACGAATACCTTCGCGTCTGTGAGCAAGTGCTGAAGGAGGAGCCCGGCAACACCCAGCTCGCCCGAGAGATTGCCAAGGGCTACCTCGTACGTGGAAACGGACGCTTCGCCCTGGCCCGTCTTCGCATGTGCTACGACGAGGCCCCCAAGGACGCCGAAATCCTGGACCTGATGGCGCAGGCCTTCGATCTCATCGGCAAGAAAGACAAGGCCGCGGTTCTGCTCAAGGCACTCGGGCGTGTGCACCGCGATCAAGGCCGTATGTTCGAGGCGCTCGACACCTTTCACCGCGCGCTCGACTTGGCGCCGCTCGACCAAGAGTTGCAGGGCATCCTGGAGCAGCTCGAGTCGCGCAGCAAAACGCCCATCGACTTCGCGGTCGACGTGGAGTCGGACGATGTGGCGATCGACATGGACGTCGACGTCCAGATGGAGGCGCGTCCCGATCCTGCCGCACCTTCGATTGTGGTGACCGAAGAAGAGACGCTCAAGATGTACATGCCCTCGTTCGTGACCTCCACCGAACTCGAGGCCGTGGACCCTCCCGCGCCGGACGCCACGTTCGATCTGTTCCCCGTCCAGCAAGCCAAGAAGCTGTCTTCGGACATCTCCTTCCTCATCGAGAAGACCGCCACGAAGCTGCGGCGCTTGGTGGCTTTGTTGCCGATGCAGATGGAGGCTCGCTCCCGGCTTGAAGCCGCAGGCGAAGCGCTGCGGCCCGGCAGCCCCCTCGTCAACGAACTGAGCACGCTCGGCGAAGAGCTGCAAAGCAACGAGTGGATCGACGAGCTCGGGTCGCGCGAGGTCGCCGAGGGCTGA
- a CDS encoding AAA family ATPase, which translates to MMYRKHFGLNRHPFGKEVEPDDLFVSSASQELSVRLNHLIEMRGIGLVTGDSGSGKTTACRKVVSGLHTGLHKVVYVAHSTGNVMDVYKAIAWEMGLPTERNRAAVYRQIRTEVTRLTTEARCRPILIVDEAHHLRPDVLEDLRLLTNYQMDAENRLCLLLVGQSELRRRLGMAVYEALSQRIVMRYHFAGLSREELSGYFAHRLRLAGTELPLFDPAALEATFQATGGLPRKVNLLAHHALMAAALARAKSVTVEHVQAALPEVG; encoded by the coding sequence ATGATGTACCGCAAGCACTTCGGCCTGAACCGCCATCCCTTCGGCAAGGAGGTCGAGCCTGATGACCTCTTTGTCTCATCTGCAAGTCAGGAGCTGTCGGTCCGCCTCAATCACCTCATCGAGATGAGGGGCATCGGCCTCGTCACGGGCGACAGCGGCAGCGGGAAGACCACTGCCTGTCGCAAGGTAGTCTCGGGACTGCACACGGGGCTACACAAGGTGGTCTACGTCGCCCACTCGACCGGCAACGTCATGGACGTCTACAAAGCCATCGCCTGGGAAATGGGCCTGCCCACCGAGCGCAACCGTGCCGCCGTGTATCGGCAGATCCGAACCGAGGTCACACGCCTGACCACCGAGGCACGGTGTCGCCCCATCCTCATCGTCGATGAGGCCCATCATCTCAGGCCTGACGTGCTCGAAGACCTCAGGCTCCTGACCAACTACCAAATGGACGCAGAGAATCGGCTTTGCCTGCTGCTGGTGGGACAATCTGAGCTGCGTCGTCGACTGGGCATGGCTGTCTACGAGGCGCTCAGCCAGCGCATCGTCATGCGCTATCACTTCGCAGGTCTTTCCCGTGAGGAGCTGTCCGGATACTTTGCTCACCGGCTTCGCCTCGCGGGGACCGAGCTGCCGCTCTTTGATCCCGCAGCCCTCGAGGCAACCTTCCAGGCCACAGGAGGTCTGCCACGAAAAGTGAACCTCCTTGCTCACCACGCCCTCATGGCCGCAGCTCTCGCACGGGCCAAATCCGTGACTGTCGAGCACGTCCAGGCAGCTTTGCCGGAGGTCGGGTGA
- a CDS encoding DDE-type integrase/transposase/recombinase, whose protein sequence is MDTQADDNERRKAVALFRYGVIADLLHWPKGKRGLGEQIAKKADRTYDIPGSRRSRIAAETIRDWLKAYRHGGFDALMPKARSDEGQARKIPQSIVDLLCMVKEDRPALSVRMVIDAVRASGEVPQDLELAPATVHRVLSRAGLMARKPETPTSNDRRRFAFAKAGEMWMSDVMHGPSVLIGGKRRQKTYLISFMDDATRVVPYAAFALGENVSCFMPVFEQALRRRGLPLRLYVDNGAAYRSHHLSLVCARLGVTLIHARPYQPQGKGKQERWHREVRRQCLGTLAEGDTASLEALNRKLWTWVEGEYHQAPHRGLDGETPLERWARACDEVRLPDIGADFSALFLFEEKRKVHKDRTVSLRGVVYEVDASLVGETVSLRFDPSRVGKPVELWVKGRKVGLAKPVDAYANCFVKRDNEVRSVLRADRVAPNPPEGLRLRDFDVVEHHDQGER, encoded by the coding sequence ATGGACACCCAAGCCGACGACAACGAGCGACGCAAGGCCGTCGCGCTCTTTCGCTATGGTGTGATTGCCGACCTATTGCACTGGCCCAAAGGCAAGCGAGGCCTGGGCGAGCAAATCGCAAAGAAGGCGGACCGCACCTACGACATCCCCGGCTCACGCAGGAGCCGTATCGCTGCCGAAACCATCAGAGACTGGCTCAAGGCCTATCGCCACGGCGGCTTCGATGCCCTGATGCCCAAGGCGCGCAGTGACGAGGGGCAGGCACGCAAGATCCCACAGTCCATCGTGGACCTTCTGTGCATGGTCAAGGAAGACAGGCCCGCACTGTCTGTGCGCATGGTCATCGATGCCGTGCGAGCCTCGGGCGAGGTACCACAGGACCTGGAGCTGGCGCCAGCCACGGTGCATCGGGTGCTCTCTCGTGCAGGCTTGATGGCTCGCAAGCCCGAGACGCCAACGAGCAACGACCGCCGTCGCTTCGCCTTCGCGAAGGCGGGGGAGATGTGGATGAGCGACGTGATGCACGGACCGTCCGTGCTGATCGGAGGCAAGCGCCGCCAAAAGACGTATCTCATCTCATTCATGGACGACGCCACCCGAGTCGTCCCGTACGCTGCCTTCGCGCTCGGCGAAAACGTCTCTTGTTTCATGCCCGTCTTCGAGCAAGCGCTGCGACGGCGTGGACTTCCCCTGCGGCTTTACGTCGACAACGGGGCAGCATATCGGTCGCATCATCTGTCCCTCGTCTGTGCCAGGCTGGGCGTGACTCTCATCCATGCACGCCCCTACCAGCCCCAGGGCAAGGGCAAGCAGGAGCGCTGGCACCGCGAGGTGCGCCGGCAATGCCTTGGCACCCTCGCCGAAGGAGACACTGCGAGCCTCGAAGCCCTCAACCGCAAGCTCTGGACCTGGGTCGAGGGGGAGTACCACCAGGCCCCTCACAGAGGCCTTGATGGCGAGACCCCGCTCGAGCGCTGGGCTCGCGCTTGCGACGAGGTGCGGCTGCCGGACATCGGCGCAGACTTCAGTGCGCTCTTTCTCTTCGAGGAAAAGCGCAAGGTACACAAAGACAGGACCGTCAGCTTGCGGGGCGTCGTCTATGAGGTGGACGCTTCGCTCGTCGGCGAAACCGTCTCTTTGCGCTTCGACCCGAGCCGGGTCGGCAAGCCCGTCGAGCTCTGGGTCAAGGGGCGCAAAGTCGGCCTGGCCAAACCCGTCGATGCGTATGCCAACTGCTTCGTCAAACGCGACAACGAGGTGCGCTCCGTCCTGCGTGCCGACCGCGTTGCACCGAATCCGCCAGAAGGACTTCGCCTGCGCGACTTCGACGTCGTCGAGCACCACGACCAAGGAGAGCGATGA